From Streptomyces sp. NBC_00690, a single genomic window includes:
- a CDS encoding cytochrome P450: MSQAAPVNFTTVREGLFNPPVMTQILRQTEPVARMEFADGHLGWLVTGYSAARTVLADARFSARGELKHPPVPRAATLEEPPAAPPGMFIQHDQPEHQRYRKLLVGQFTVRRMRLLTDWIEKIVAERLDALELLGPPVDLFEHFALPIPSLVISELLGVPYADRDAFQHDTHVWSSFGTSTEEVTRAFLSLGTYLQHLIQLKRAEPTDDILSGLITVDPDLTDEELTSIAFLLLVAGHETTANQLALGTFALLQHPEQLAALRSDPTLIDGAVEEMLRHLSIVHHGPTRAALEDVEIDGATIRKGEVVMVSLAAANRDPARFADPEVFDLNRPAGGHLAFGHGIHQCLGQQLARIELRVGFAALLERFPGLRLACPPEEIRLRHDMQVYGVYALPVTW; the protein is encoded by the coding sequence ATGAGCCAGGCCGCACCCGTGAACTTCACGACGGTCCGCGAGGGATTATTCAATCCGCCGGTGATGACGCAGATATTGCGCCAGACCGAGCCGGTGGCCCGTATGGAATTCGCCGACGGGCACCTTGGCTGGCTGGTCACCGGATACTCAGCCGCCCGAACCGTACTCGCCGACGCCCGATTCAGTGCCCGCGGTGAACTGAAGCACCCCCCGGTGCCCCGCGCGGCCACCTTGGAAGAGCCCCCCGCGGCACCGCCCGGCATGTTCATCCAGCACGACCAGCCGGAACACCAGCGCTACCGCAAGCTCCTGGTGGGACAGTTCACCGTCCGTCGCATGCGTCTGCTGACCGACTGGATCGAGAAGATCGTCGCCGAACGGCTCGACGCCCTCGAACTGCTCGGCCCTCCGGTCGACCTCTTCGAACACTTCGCCCTGCCGATCCCCTCCCTCGTCATCAGCGAACTCCTCGGCGTGCCCTACGCCGACCGCGACGCGTTCCAACACGACACCCATGTCTGGAGCAGCTTCGGCACCTCCACCGAAGAGGTGACCCGCGCGTTCCTCTCCCTGGGCACCTACCTCCAGCACCTGATACAGCTCAAGCGCGCCGAACCCACCGACGACATCCTCAGCGGTCTCATCACCGTCGACCCCGACCTCACCGACGAGGAACTCACCTCGATCGCCTTCCTGCTCCTGGTCGCCGGACACGAGACCACCGCCAACCAACTGGCTCTCGGAACCTTCGCCCTCCTCCAGCACCCCGAACAACTCGCCGCGCTGCGCTCCGACCCGACCCTGATCGACGGTGCGGTCGAAGAGATGCTCCGCCATCTCAGCATCGTCCACCACGGCCCCACCCGCGCCGCGCTGGAAGACGTCGAGATCGACGGCGCCACCATCCGCAAGGGCGAGGTCGTCATGGTGTCCCTCGCAGCCGCCAACCGGGACCCGGCACGGTTCGCCGACCCCGAGGTCTTCGACCTCAACCGGCCCGCCGGCGGTCACCTCGCCTTCGGACACGGCATCCACCAATGCCTCGGCCAACAACTTGCCCGCATCGAACTGCGCGTCGGATTCGCCGCGCTGCTGGAGCGTTTCCCGGGACTGCGCCTCGCCTGTCCGCCCGAGGAGATCAGGCTGCGGCACGACATGCAGGTGTACGGGGTGTACGCACTGCCCGTCACCTGGTGA
- a CDS encoding ferredoxin has protein sequence MNVDVDRSRCCGAGMCTLVAPEVFDQSDEGVVLLLERHPPAATHDSVRDAADQCPCAAITIHENH, from the coding sequence ATGAACGTCGACGTCGACCGGTCGCGCTGCTGCGGAGCCGGAATGTGCACGCTGGTCGCGCCCGAGGTCTTCGACCAGAGCGACGAAGGGGTCGTGCTGCTCCTGGAGCGCCACCCGCCGGCCGCCACACACGACTCGGTACGCGATGCAGCCGACCAATGCCCCTGCGCGGCGATCACCATCCACGAGAACCACTGA